One window of Trichoderma breve strain T069 chromosome 3, whole genome shotgun sequence genomic DNA carries:
- a CDS encoding peptidase family m28 domain-containing protein yields the protein MAVLSKLALAASLALCGVSAAGIPQQQHPLTAPSSSSSSSSHSSSHKTPSDYSSLPLIDTEALQDSISVDALFKRAEKFYKFAQTSEEDYGHPTRVIGSTGHERTLNYIVNTLLDQGDYYSISTQEFPVTLSNVFESQLVLGNDVSKSAVPMGLTPATKDREPVHGHLVLVKNNGCDASDYPENVKGNIAFIRRGQCAFGDKSIGAGKAGAKAAVIYNTDPEELHGTLGEPTEYHVATFGIDGTEGKKVADELASGESVSAIAYIDAEVKKIQTVNVLAQTDGGDPDNCVMLGGHSDGVAEGPGINDDGSGSMSVLEVAVQLTKFKVNNCVRFAWWAAEEEGLLGSDFYAASLSEEENQKIRLFMDYDMMASPNFAYQIYNATNAESPAGSEELRNLYVDWYKSKGLNYTFIPFDGRSDYDGFIRAGIPAGGIATGAEAVKTKEEAEMFGGRAGEWLDPCYHQLCDDLNNLNRTAWEVNTKLIAHSVATYALSFDGFPKRELDTEMSAYGKTTKHHGPKLIL from the exons TCTAAGCAAATTGGCCCTCGCAGCCTCGCTCGCCCTCTGCGGCGTCTCGGCAGCTGGAatcccgcagcagcagcacccgcTCACAGctccctcttcgtcttcgtcttcgtcttcgcaCTCTTCGTCACACAAGACACCCAGCGATTACAGCTCCCTGCCGCTCATCGACACCGAGGCTCTGCAAGATTCCATTTCCGTCGATGCTCTCTTTAAGCGTGCCGAGAAGTTCTACAAGTTCGCCCAGACTTCGGAGGAGGATTACGGCCATCCCACTCGAGTCATCGGCAGCACCG GCCACGAGAGGACCCTCAACTACATCGTCAATACCCTGCTCGATCAAGGCGACTACTATAGTATCTCTACTCAGGAGTTCCCCGTCACGCTGTCCAACGTCTTCGAGTCGCAGTTGGTTCTGGGCAACGATGTATCCAAGTCTGCAGTTCCCATGGGGCTGACGCCAGCGACCAAGGACAGGGAGCCTGTTCATGGCCACCTGGTGCTTGTCAAGAACAACGGCTGTGATGCTTCCGACTACCCAGAGAACGTCAAGGGTAACATTGCCTTCATCCGTCGAGGACAGTGCGCCTTTGGCGACAAGTCCATCGGGGCTGGAAAGGCTGGtgccaaggctgctgtcATCTACAACACTGATCCAGAGGAGCTCCATGGAACTCTCGGAGAGCCAACCGAGTATCACGTCGCTACCTTTGGTATCGACGGTAccgagggcaagaaggttGCCGATGAGCTTGCTTCTGGAGAGTCTGTGAGCGCCATTGCATACATTGACGCTGAGGTCAAGAAGATCCAGACAGTCAACGTCTTGGCGCAGACAGATGGAGGTGACCCCGACAACTGCGTCATGCTTGGTGGTCAcagtgatggtgttgccgaAGGACCTGGCATCAACGACGATGGCTCTGGCAGCATGTCTGTTCTCGAAGTTGCCGTCCAGCTTACCAAGTTCAAGGTGAACAACTGTGTTCGCTTCGCTTGGTGGGCTGCCGAAGAGGAAGGTCTTTTGGGATCCGACTTTTACGCCGCTAGCCTGTCTGAGGAGGAAAACCAGAAGATTCGTCTCTTTATGGACTATGACATGA TGGCCAGCCCCAACTTTGCCTACCAGATTTACAATGCCACCAACGCAGAGAGTCCCGCCGGCTCTGAAGAGTTGAGAAACCTCTATGTCGACTGGTACAAGTCCAAGGGCCTCAACTACACATTCA TCCCATTTGACGGCCGCAGCGACtatgatggcttcatccgCGCCGGAATTCCTGCTGGTGGAATCGCCACTGGTGCCGAGGCTGTCAAGacaaaggaggaggctgagatgTTTGGCGGCCGTGCTGGAGAGTGGCTGGACCCATGCTACCACCAGCTGTGCGATGACCTGAACAACCTGAACCGCACTGCCTGGGAGGTCAACACCAAG CTCATTGCCCACTCTGTTGCCACATACGCCCTCTCATTTGATGGATTTCCCAAGCGTGAGCTGGACACCGAGATGAGTGCATACGGCAAGACTACGAAGCACCACGGCCCCAAGCTTATCTTGTAA